The Gossypium hirsutum isolate 1008001.06 chromosome D06, Gossypium_hirsutum_v2.1, whole genome shotgun sequence genome contains the following window.
GACATTTGagacatatgatttttcatctaTGTTTTGCACACCCCTACATACGGATGACGAGAACATTAATCACCGTAATCGCCCGTAACGTGAACGTcgagctccacaaaaatatacccttagaaccacaccatcaaaccatcaattttaggggaaAATTGATTGACTATCGATATAAATAActtcatatttatgtaatgaaTATAGTTGATTGATTATCAACATACGATATCGGATGGGGAAAAAATTAAGCAGCAGTGGACCCCACCATTCGCGCCTCTGAGTTAGGCACAACTACTCGTGCCTGTCAGATAGGCTCAACTAGTCGCACTTCTAAGATAGGCTCAACTAGTCAACTTGTATTTCGTATTTATATCCGGGTTATATATTGATCcgggaaaaaaattaataatattttatttaaacaaaaaagtattttttaatataaaaaattaattcgcgCCTGTCAGATAAGCTCGATTAAAGTAAACGTACCATTTTAGTAATAATCTAGCTGACAACCTAtttaggtacttaattttttaaaaatatatttgggtaaaaaacccaaaaaaaaactaattgctcactctctctcttttttattttattttatttttagtttttaatttttaaaattatgctGCAACATTCTActcttctttaaaatttttattttaaattatgttacatAAGATTTTACATgccatttaatgattaaattaatggCTTCAATAATAAAGGACCTGATtgatattaaattaaaagtttagagatatatttagaatattttaaaatttaaggaccaaattaaaatgaGGTCATAGTTGCAAGATGTGTGGAGCAATTAACTCGAATAAATTCCCaatcaatcaatttgtccctacgTTCCCACTAACAAACAGAATCACTCATATACCCACGCTTTACAATCGCGCGTTATTCCACGCAAAATGCACCCAACATTTCTAACAATTTGCACGTAGTGCTTTGTTTTTTCATTGGTTTTTAGTTCCGGCCTATGTATACGTTATGAATTAGGGCTCCTTTGGATCACCAGCAAGCTTCAGTGTGATGAGATTTAAAGAGTGAAAAAAATTTGAACTGAAATGCGGCTCTATTTGGGGTGTTTGGCAAGCACACCAGTAAGCATTTTTCACCTCACTGTAACCCAAAATATTGGCTGGAGTTAAAAGCTTCAATGGATTAATTTGGAAGTCCAAAAATAagagtaattattattttacccctcCAATtcttcctttattatttattttatttaaaacagataacataagtttaatatgtcattatttaatatgatttaatttacaataaaattataatttttatttataaatttagtataaatacaatttaattatattttattatttgattcaaatataatctgtaaaatattttgatattttattatgaatataatctgtaaaatattttgatatttttgaatttttctctagttttaatttatttttaattatttattattaaaaataaatataattgtaataatttttaattatttattaattttgtaattgttaaataattttaaaaacttctattatatatcatttttaatctaatgtccttaaaaatcattttctattttcacctcaccgctacagctgcgtttgaatccaaacacacactccaccgctatttctaatctcaccgctacagtatccaatcttACCGCTACAGTacctaatctcaccgccaccgctgtttttaacctcatcggaactaaacacaccgcccatccaaacccacccttaattTTGTTTgggcatattttataaaattttaagttattaatggtaaaattatgttttaactcctttaaaaatgataaaaatttgatttaattttttaaaaattataaagatatacgctattaaaaatgataaaattgaacttttactattgtaaaaatatacgATTTAATTTTGACTCCAAAAAATTTTGTTGACTTCACCCATGAGTGTAGTGTATTTATAACAGTGAAACttggaaaaaattataattcaacttgATTTGGCTagaataacaatataataattaaaaaattatttaaatttaattataaaatataaatattattataaattaatattttattttaaattcacaaGTTAAGCTGAAAAATAgttctaaaagaaattttggattCATGACTCGGCTTTTGTAACATGTGTCTCGTGTTGAATGTATTTTAGCTTATATTATAGGAATAATATTTGGTGAATTGTCAATAGAATTTTTAAACTATACAAACAAGATTAGGAGATGGACAAACAccgtataaaaatataataaaatattaaaaatgaatattAGGAGAAACacattaattttttcaaattagttgACGTAAGAAATACTAACCCTAtattataaatgttttaaaagattCTTATACTTgtgtttgatgtttttttttaaatatacacgtgttaatgtaatttttgtataataattatttttctaattttaatgtttgatcaTATCTAATTTAGTAATTTCAAATTCATCGTGTATCCACGCGCTAGAACGCGAGTCCGAATCTCATTTCCCTTCTCATTTTCGAAATTCcagctttaatttttattttccttttatctaTTCAGCCGAACCCTAAAGAAAACCCCTCTTTGACAGCTTTATGGCCACCAGAATCGACGGCGATTCCTCCCGAAAAATCATCCCCGACCCGACCCGAATAACCAATCCCTCGATAACTCTTCGGATCCTCAATCCTTGCTCCATTCCAGGTGAGTTAAGGaactctttttatattttattttatgatcttTTTACCTAGGATTTTAAGCCACTGtagttttaaaattgaaattagagTGGAAGGGAAGTTAATGAATTTGGCTATTTTGGGAGGTGTTTGCTTTTTCAATTACAATTCTTGAGAGAAAAGAACCAAATTATGTAACTAGTTGACATTTCCCATTCGGGGAAATTGATGTGAAAAATGGTGGAAGAAATTAGGGCTGTGAATTCAGGGTTTTATGTATTTATCCCTAATATTGAGAGAAAGTTGCGAGGAAATtagtgaaattggtatgtttctTTCTTCTGCcttctttaaatttttgttgattttgaTGTTAAAATCAAGGTACCATGGTGGCATTATGATCCATATAATTGACTCTGCACTGCGTGAAAAGggcaaattttctttctttttgtttataAAGATGTAGGAATGATGAAATTCTTGTCCGTTGATTGGGCGTTTTAATGGATTTGAGTGGTGTTTACCTTGTATTCTTATTTGTAGGACAATAACATTTACTCATAGTTGAATTGTTTCTAAAGGTTCATCATCCGGTTCTCTGCTCACGGGATTGTTTTTATTGTCCATGGATCACTGAAATGATTGTTTAATCCTTATAGTTTCAAAAagtttgattttgttttactcTTGTTTCTCTTACGTGATCAGGTTTTTAAAAGTCTAAGCGCAATGGATGATGTAACTGATTTGACTGGTGATGGAGGTGTTATTAAGAAGATCGTAGCAAGAGCCAAAGTGGGTGCGCTCGCCCCTTCCGAGGATCTTCCGATGGTTGATGGTATGCACTTGTTGCTCGCATGAAGTTTACAGTTGGTTTCTATGATGAGTGATATTTTATTCATCCATTCATATATAAACCTTTGCTGAATTTCACCGGGAATGATAACGTGTTTGGTCAGCTTGAAATTTCGTTTTCTTTTATCTTTATATATTTCTGCAGTCCATACTCCAAATATATAAATTAGCATTCCCACAAGATTCCGGATTTGTAAAATTTGCTTCTTTGTTGTTTGAACAGTTCATTATGAAGGTACCCTAGCTGAAACTGGTGAAGTTTTTGATACAACACATGAAGATAACTCTGTTTTCTCCTTTGAGCTTGGAAAGGGCACGGTTATTCAGGCTTGGGACATTGCTTTAAAAACTATGAAGGTCAAAATATAATGTCTCTATGTcgtttttaagttatttaggctTATCTGACatatctttttttcccttttcggCAGGTTGGTGAAGTTGCGAAAATAACTTGCAAGCCAGAGTATGCCTATGGTGCTGCCGGATCTCCCCCCGATATCCCACCCAAGTACTTGATtcttattttcatcttttattgttattataatgCAATTGGCTTGTCAATGGCTATGATGGCCGAAACATGAGATATTGAATTAGCACTATATTTTGTTTACGGATATAGTTAGGACCTATTTTGTTCAGATTCAGACTCTTCTTTTCTTGAAGTACCGGTGTCTGATATCCGCATCTAATGCATATCCGGGCATGGTATGGGATATAACCGTTTAAGGGCCctcaaaatacatgaaaaaaatgTAGAAGAAAAACTTGAACATACCTGTTTCAGAACATATCTGCATCCTATTTCCACCTGAGTCCGAGTATAATAGTCAGGATGATTGTGATTTGCTAGGGTATTTAACCCAGTAATCGGGCCATTTGTATTTCTCTAATTTCCTATGAATGAATGTGATTTCATATTTTGTATACAGTGCTACCCTTATCTTCGAGGTGGAGTTACTGTCCTGCAGGCCACGCAAAGGTTCCAGTCTCGGTAGTGCTTCGGCAGAGAGAGCTAGGCTAGAGTAAGTCACATTTCTTTTCCCCCTCCTTATTCTGCTCGTATTCTTGCGTAACTCTCATTGTATAGATCTTGTCTAATACATGGAACAATAAGAACTTTGTTTTAACATTCGTTAAACTTAAAATCAGGGAGCTGAAGAAGCAGAGGGAAATTGCTGCTTCGGTGAAGgaggaagagaaaaagaagagagaagaaGCGAAAGCTGCTGCAGCTGCTCGTATTCAAGCCAAGTTGGAGGCCAAGAAAGGTCAAGGAAAAGGTAAAGGCAAAGGCAAATAGTTAAAGAAGGATTTTATATTAGATATAGACTGATAAAAAAACAAATGTTAAACTGATAAAGTTTCATGTCAGCCATTTTAATGGTGATATTGCTTACTGTTAATGTTAGAAAATGGTCACTATAACCCTCTTGTTTCTGGTGCTTAGCTACTATGTTAATTAGAGCTCTTCCAGAAATTAGCTAGTCGATTAGACTTATACTTGGTAATCTTAGACACGATATGAAAACATGACCACGAGCATGACTAGTTTGGCAAACACGTTAACACATTTTTAATACATACATTGTATTTCTATTTAGGGTTTTTACACATTCTTGATAATGTTACACGATGTGAAAACTCGAGCACTAGCATGACATCGACACAAACATAATAAATGCATTTAATAAAAGCTctaatttcagaatttttaacaagttttcataaaatcaaaatatggattataaatattttaatataattaatattacaatGAAAAATTAAGTACCAATATGGTCGTACGATCAACGGTCCATCTTTATTTATAAAGATGGGCCCTGATTGGACTATGTTGGCTTCATTCTGAACTTCAAAAAATGTCTCTTCCATTTTAATCCTTTGGTGGGTTCCTTTTTTTTAAAGGCCCATCTCTAGTTGTTGACCGGCAATATCACACCTGATCTCTGCAAATCCAACCCTTGATTTCACCAAATCAAATTCCATCCACACATTTTGTTGATGATGATGGCCAATCACGAACGCTTCAATACCTAATAGATCAGAGTTCCCAAATGTGAAGCAATATACTGAATCACTCCCCTTATTCATCTCGGGTACTTGATATAATAGCCTCTCGCCCGATACGCTCATCTCGGCTCCTTGAAACATCAAACTAACTCGTGGTAAATCCGAAAAAATCGTACCGGGTGACTCGTCAACTTGGTAACATAAGTCCATTGGTTCTTGGAAAACAAAGTTCGGATCCTCAAAAACTCGTAAAACCTCTCTTGTTTGTTGCAAAAACTCGTTTCTTAACGCGGTATAAACCGGACCCATTAAGAAAGTAAATTGGGTGCCCGAATCAACCATTGTTTGACCCGCACCCGTGTGATCCGGTAAAAAAGCGGATCTTGGTAGGTCCAACATTTTGTTCCCAACTTTAATACCTTCTAATTGCACCGTATATGCAACCCGATCAAAATATGGCAATGGATCGGATATTTGAATTAAAGGAGTATAATTTAACGTTTTAAGCCACGAGAATCTCGTATCGCCGAGAAGTAAAACACCAGACGAGTCAAAACCCGATATACAGTACGAGAATTTGGGAAAACCCATTTGACTCACGAATGATAAGGACCCACGGTTCATGCCCATTAACCCGGTTGCTTTCGAATCTTCATCTGAATTCGAGCTAAAACCTGAGTCCATACACCCGAATAAAAACCCGGGTCGGACGGAGGACCCGATTACAAAATTCTCATACGCGAGAGTTCCCTCAATTGAGGAAGCGTCGGCATAAGAGACAGCCACGTGGCACAGCTTATTATTCGGTTCGCAGGAAGCGGGTACGAGTAAATCTCGGGTACGGGTTTTACAAATGGGTGAAGCGCAAGGGATGTGAATGTAAGACTTGGAAAGTTCAGGGGTAAAAACGGAATTTAAGTTGGGAATTTTTTTGCAGTGAAGCCATGAGAGTTCACTCCCAGTGTCGAGGACCATAGTGACATTTTGTGGCGGCGAGCCGACGGATAAAGAAACTGTTAAAGTAACGTTATGGTGGAAGCCAAGCTTGTTGGTGGCGGCGGCGGAGGAAAGTTTAGAGTTACGGGCAAAGGTAAGTGGGGGTCGACCAAGGGTTGTTTTGAGAGGTAAAAAAAGTGTTGTTTGTTtggaaggaaaagaaaatttttgatgGAAAACAAGGAGGAAAATTGTCAAATGAAGCAGAAAATGAAAAGAAGACATTGATTTAGTTTTGGGAAAAGAGTGCTTTGATCTTCGGTTTTGTTTTGTACGTAAAATGTAACTGTTGTTTGAAAGTTTTTTGAGTTTCGTTTAGCTTTGGTTCCTTAAATAGTGGTAGCAAAAatcattattctttttttaaaaattaaataaaatagaaaaattgaaggaaaaaaattgttctatttatttatatttttttaaaagaaaattcttaAATTGGTCatacgatttttttttttttgaaactccaGCTATTTACACCTGTTTTTCCATtgcattttaaaaatgttttcagAGCAAAAAAAACTTTTTGCATCATAAGCAATAAAAAGTAATGCACTTTTATGTAtagaaaaaagtaattttaaagtaaaatgatacttttaacttttatttttttataatatttacattgAATATACggttattttttattaaagtattttttaatatttaaaatataatttatacagttaaattaaaatttattaacaattcACATTAAttgctttaaaatatttaaatttatatttcttatatcaaaatattaataatattgttttcttatatttttactgaaatattgtaatattaatgaaatttaatattatttaaatatatatttttactttataaCGTCTAAAATagatattctttttcttcttaaaaacacattttaacaacAATACAAtccacttaaattttaaattaaaattttcaaaaatactttctCACCGTACTTCTCAAAATATAATGAAAAACTAACCCTTAATATATATTCACGTATAGGTAAGATAAGGTGGTAATATTTATtcatgtttgtatttttttccaTGTAAagtatttttgataattttaaataacaattaaaatttttagaatacttttttatgtactttttcatcatattaatttaatttattcaagttttttttttggtaaaatctTGCAATTTGGTTTTTAACCGGTTGGCACTTGGGTCGTTGGTTCACCTCTTTTTACCTTTGTGGGGCAACACTAGAGGGTTAGTAGAGGTCTTGACCTctctaaaatagaaatttttgatttttaaaaatttatgaaattttaaattagtacatattaaaattacattttgactctctaaaaatgataaaattttgatttattcctttaaaaatataaactattaaatgataaaattatattttagctcTTATAAAATATACTATTTAATATTACCTAAAAAAAAATCCTAGCTTCGCTTGGCGCTCTCAATCTATCTTGTCATTTTGTCATTAGTCCCTCTGTCTTGTCGATTTAGCTATGGATGACCTTTGGGAAAGGGCTTCATGCCTTCTTCCGATAGTGGTGCGTAGGTGGTTGTCACCCCTCGGGTTTCCCGTCATCCACTTTCCTTGCCTTTCATTTTCGTTTTTTTTCTTGGCATGATAATGCCACAAGTACTTGTACTCTTTGAAATTTTAGACTTGAGTCCATGTACttctattttcaagaatacaaactttaaattttttaaatttcaaaattcagtttcaactgttattatcattattattatttgttaaattcaaattcattataatgtcattttttaattacatgtttgtcaagtaagtattttttatttcaaaatatcaaatcaacaaattatttctcaaaaaaattaatagcATTAACAATTGAATCTGaattgaaatctgaaaagtaaaagaaccgaaattttaaaaattaaaatatatgaattaaatttttaaatttaaaaaaatacaacaaCTTATAgcatactttaattattattattttttgaatcaatGCATActttaatctttgtttttttgaACAAACATACTTCAATCTTTTATTTGTGAAGGTTGGGGTCCTTTATCATGTTGAATATGAGGGAAATGGATTTAGGTTTTTTCTTGTGTTTTTTTGAGGGTTAGATTGTTTAAGTGTattgtatatttttaattaacttttttggtaatatataattaaaatattaattattcatcGAAAGTTTGAATTCAAGTGAATTTTATGGGTGAACATctcttaatttttaatgtataacaaaataaaatgtctcgtttaaaaatatatataatgctcTTCCTTCATAAAATAACAATTGTTAAAAGATAATCACGTAAcccatttttaattatgttaatattaaactttaaatattttttttatcttgaaaggtacatttaattttttactagATTATACCATTGAAAAAGATTGATGTAAAAAATAAATGAGGCTTTGGTTGAAATGTTAtcttagatttaaattttataaaatgtatttttttagattttacataaaatataaaagaaaaaaaatttgccCCCATGATAATGTTTGTTATTTTATAGAAGGAATGGATTTTCGATAAATTTTCAACTGAGTTGGGACTCAATTGATAGGTGACATAAACTCAGCTAACCTTTCAAATAATACTAGATTTTATCACACCCACGATGTGGGtgaacaaaatattttatatcaaaaatatattttttaaaattattttaataaataattataggtGGAGCGGCAAGAGATTTTTATTTGCATTGTTGGTCTTGTATTTGATTCCTAAATAATGTTTTCcaattgttttaattaaaatattatataaaagtatgaaataacatgaatacctttaaaataatattaattaacctTTACAGTAaagatattttagtaatttcataacTACTCATGATACCAACTCAAGAAACCATTTTGTATATAGTATAAATTATAGATATGTAATGAATTTAGAATAGGTGCAAATATTAATTCTTAAACATATATTATTCAAATTCACTCCAAATTTATAGATAAGAAATTCGAGtattcaaatcaatttttttttttaatttttaac
Protein-coding sequences here:
- the LOC107900467 gene encoding peptidyl-prolyl cis-trans isomerase FKBP20-1, whose product is MDDVTDLTGDGGVIKKIVARAKVGALAPSEDLPMVDVHYEGTLAETGEVFDTTHEDNSVFSFELGKGTVIQAWDIALKTMKVGEVAKITCKPEYAYGAAGSPPDIPPNATLIFEVELLSCRPRKGSSLGSASAERARLEELKKQREIAASVKEEEKKKREEAKAAAAARIQAKLEAKKGQGKGKGKGK
- the LOC107900209 gene encoding aspartic proteinase PCS1, which codes for MSSFHFLLHLTIFLLVFHQKFSFPSKQTTLFLPLKTTLGRPPLTFARNSKLSSAAATNKLGFHHNVTLTVSLSVGSPPQNVTMVLDTGSELSWLHCKKIPNLNSVFTPELSKSYIHIPCASPICKTRTRDLLVPASCEPNNKLCHVAVSYADASSIEGTLAYENFVIGSSVRPGFLFGCMDSGFSSNSDEDSKATGLMGMNRGSLSFVSQMGFPKFSYCISGFDSSGVLLLGDTRFSWLKTLNYTPLIQISDPLPYFDRVAYTVQLEGIKVGNKMLDLPRSAFLPDHTGAGQTMVDSGTQFTFLMGPVYTALRNEFLQQTREVLRVFEDPNFVFQEPMDLCYQVDESPGTIFSDLPRVSLMFQGAEMSVSGERLLYQVPEMNKGSDSVYCFTFGNSDLLGIEAFVIGHHHQQNVWMEFDLVKSRVGFAEIRCDIAGQQLEMGL